TGCGGAAATGGCGGCCGGCTGGGAGGGCTCCAAAGCGGAGATCACCCTCTCGCCGAGGGACGCGCAGCTCCTCACGGAGCGGGGCGCTAAGGTGAAGCCCGGGCGCCGCGAGTTCGACCCGGCCACGATCGCGGCCCCGGACCTGTGCGCCGCGGTCGAGGAGATGCTGCTCGACAGCATCCGGGACGAGCTGGGGATCGAGAAGGAGGCGCCCAAGGCCGAGCCGGTCGGGGACGACGGGCTCGACAAGAAGACCGTGGCCGAGTTGCGCGCGCTGGCGGCAGCCGAGTCCGTCGCGGTGAGCGCGGACGTGAAGAAGGCGGACGTGATCGAGGCCATCCGCAAGGCCCGCGCCCCGAAGTAACCGGCCCCGCGTCCGCGTGACGCTGGCCCCTCACCCACACTCTCAACCGGAGAACGGTCATGCCCTTTGAAGCTCGTTACTTGCACGGTTCGCCGGTGATGGTGGACCACACGCCCGGTACGGCCGTGGCCGCCGGAACCGTCGTCGTGACCGCGGACACCCCGCGTATCGCGCACCTGGACATCCCCGCGAACGCGCTCGGCGCGTTGGCGGCCGGGGGCGGGGTGTACGAGATGGTGGGCAACGCGGCGATTGCCGCGGACAAGAAGGTGTGGTGGGACGACGCGGCCAACAAGGTCACCGAAACCGCGAGCACGAACAAGGTGTTCGGGGTGACGGTGACCGCGTGCGCCGCGAACAACGGGTTGTGCCAGGTGCGCCACGATCCGGCGCAGTAGCTCACGGCCCCGAGTGACTGAATCCCGCGGCCGAGTGCCCCGGCCGCTTTCCCGTTCGCCCACCTTGAGGTTCGACCAATGGCCGACACCAGCCCCGCGAAGAAGCCCGCCCCGAAGGGCATCCCGTCCACCGACACCCCGGGGGCCACGTTCCCGGGCAACGCCTCGGCGCTCGTGATCCCGGACCCCGAGGTGAGCCCGCGCGACCGGGTGACCGAGGCCGTGCGCGGGAAGCCGGCCCGTTCGCTCGTGGAGGTGTTCGCGGCCGACGTGGTCGCGCTCGCGGCGCTGGTCCCGGAACCGGCCCACACCCCGGTTATCGGGGCGCTCCGGGACGGGGCCGCGAGCGCCGTGCGCGACAGCCAGACCCCGAGCGCGCAGACCGTGTACCAGGTGGCCGGGCAGCTCGCGCACCTGCTGGGGTCCGCGTCGTGAGCCTGCTCAACAAGGCGCGTGACTGGCTCACGGAAAAGGTCGAGCAGGCGGCCGGGGAGTCGGTCACGTACTCGCGCTCCGGCGAGTCCCGCACGGTCACCGCGGTTGTCGGGCAGACGCTCGCCAGCGAGGTCGAGCAGGGCGCGGCCCGGATCGCGTACAGCGACCGCGATTACCTGATTTCGGTGGCCGCGCTCAAGGATCTGGGGTTCGGGCGCCCGCGCATCGGGGACACGATCGCCCACGTGATCGACGGTGAGGAGATCGTGTTCGTGATCGGGAACCTGGACGGCGCGGAACCCGCGGTCCGGTTCAGCGACCAGACCCGGAGCGTGTGGCGCATCCACGTGAAGCGGAAAGAGGACTAGGGCCGTGCCCACGACACCGACGCTGATTCTGTGCGAGCAGCTCGCCGCGGCCCTCCGGGGCGCGTGGCGCCCGGTCGCGCCGTCGGCCGTGGAATGGCACTACTTCCGGCGCCTCGGGGACGCGGACGAGGGCGAGCACCGGGTGCGCGGGCGCCAGGTCATCATTTACCCGACCGGGTACGAGTCCGCGGCCGAGACCCGGGGTGAGGACCGGTACACGCACAACATCACGGTTCACGTTGCCGAGCGGTACCCGGACGCGGGCGATCCGCCCCGGGACTGGGTCACCGCGCGCGTGGACTTCGTTTACGACCGCATCGTTCAGGGGTTCGACTTCGGCCGCGAACCGCCCGAATGGAACCGCAAGCTCATCACCGAATCCGCGGTGGTGACCGTGTGCGAGGTGGACCGGCTCCTCGGCTCGGGCAACCTGTTCCTGTCCGTGGTCGAGCTGATCTTTGCTGAACTTCGAGACGCCTAACGAGGTGCCCAGATATGCCCGCACAGACGCAGATCCTCACCGGCATCGGCGCGGTTCTGTACAAGAATTCCGGCAGTTACGCGAGCCCCACGTGGGGCGCCCAGAACATCGTGCGGTCCGTGACCCCCGCGTTCCCGTGGGACTTCGCGGACGCGCCCTCGCGGGCCACGCCGATCAAGATCTACGGCAAGGTGGCCGTGGACCTGGCGATTCAGGTGATGATGCGCGCGGACCCGGCGGACGCGAACTTCGGCCAGTGGGTCGATGCGCACTGGTCCCGGACCGCCACGTTGGACCTGCTCATCCTCAACGCGAAACTCGCGACCGAGGGCGCCCGCGGGCTCCGGGGCGAGTTCCTGGTGAGCCTCTCGAGCGAGCCCCAGGAGATCGAGGGCACGATCTTCGCGACGTTCGACATCAAGCCCACGATCACCACCAACGGGTTGCCGAAGTCGGCCGTGATGGGCGCCTCGAGCACCCCGACCTTCACCGATATCACGGTTTGAGTCATGGCGTTCGACTTCTCCTTTGATGCGCTGAAGAACTCGTTCTTCGACACGAAGGCGGTCATGGCCGCGGCGAAGAACGAGTACCGCAAAACGGCGTCCCGGTTCGGGGCGTACACGCGCACGCGGATGAAGTCGAGCCTGCGCTACAAGCCGGGCAAGAGCAAGCCGGGGCACCCGCCCCACGTTCACCGGTCGCGGTCCAAGTACACGCGCCCGAAGAAGGCGACGGACGGAACCACGGTCCGGCGCCAGGTGAGCCCGCTCAAGGAACTGATCTTCTTCGCGTTCGACCACGAGACGCAATCGGTGGTGATCGGGCCGGTGAAGTTCGGGACCGCGGCGGACGTGAAGGTGCCCGGGTTGCTGGAAAAGGGCGGCGCGGGCACGTTCAAGGCGGGTCGGTCCGGCGAGCGCAAGCGCGGGGTGTGGTCCGCGCGCCCGTTCGTGAAGCCCGCGGGCGATGCCGAGGCACAGAGCGGGAAGTTCCTCAAGGGGTGACGTGATGAACCGGTTCAAGGATCTCGAGGGGCGCGAGTGGGGGGTGGCGCTCCACGTGCGCGCGGTCGAACGGGTCGAGGAGCGCACCGGGGTCGAGATCGGGGCCCTGCTCCGGGACAAGTTCGCCGGGCTGTTCGAGCTGTTCGGCTCCCCGGCCCGGTTCGTGCGCGTGCTCTGGGTGCTGGTCGAGGGCCAGGCCGAGAAACTCAAGGTGACCCCGGAGCAGTTCGGGGAATCACTTGGCGGGGACGCGCTCGAGGCCGCGTACACCGCGTTCGTGGGCGCGCTGTCGGATTTTTTCCCGAGCCGTCTGCGGACCGCGATCCGCGCGCTGACGGTGGCCCCGTTCCTGGTAGCGGATCGTTCGACGTGCTCCGCGTGTGCTACGAACTCGCCGGAATCGTCGGCGTCGATCCCGCCCGGTTGACGCTCCGGAAGCTCGCGTGGATGGCCGCGGGGCGCAAGCGCGTGGACGGGCAGTTGTTCGCGTGGCACCTGGCCGGGGTGGTCGGGTTCATGCCCCTCACGGGGAAGGTGCTCGACCCGGAG
This region of Gemmata massiliana genomic DNA includes:
- a CDS encoding DUF2190 family protein codes for the protein MPFEARYLHGSPVMVDHTPGTAVAAGTVVVTADTPRIAHLDIPANALGALAAGGGVYEMVGNAAIAADKKVWWDDAANKVTETASTNKVFGVTVTACAANNGLCQVRHDPAQ